From the uncultured Trichococcus sp. genome, one window contains:
- a CDS encoding polysaccharide biosynthesis protein, with protein sequence MENNRLKQMMKGALLLSLAAFISKILSAVYRVPFQNMVGNTGFYVYQQVYPIYGIGMTFALSGFPVFLSKMIAETPDSWTRKMMMKRSLIILGAFGFSLFLGIYGFSSQLAQLMGDPDLKPILQSVSWMFLWMPILATLRGYFQGNYRMEPTAISQVAEQLVRVGAILFAAYLYTKTKGDLYAMGANAMSGATVGAVLASGLLLAAYYKERQNFCPPLRDAGQAIKQAPAAQWGRLIQRYATEGATICLLSAILVLFQLIDSFTLYNGLLDGGTANDLAKNIKGIYDRGQPLVQLGMVVGTGFSASFIPMMSRAHAQDRQGEFTRSAVSLLRMTSVFSAAAVTGLLAILPNVNNMLFGDREGVAVLSVYILAIFAASVMTAYHSILQSLGQYKISLVALVAGLAVKFFGNLLLVEPLGTMGASIALIAGLGAMLLALWLNSERALREVWFTDRFLLKLMAGCAVLFVAAGVLRVGLERYLFTDGGRLADSAIAAVTVCAGVGVFLWYILKVKLFTLREWVSIPFGKKLLRKLPDKTSDLK encoded by the coding sequence ATGGAAAATAATCGCTTGAAGCAGATGATGAAAGGCGCCTTATTGTTGTCTTTGGCCGCTTTCATCAGCAAGATACTCAGCGCGGTGTATCGTGTGCCATTCCAGAATATGGTGGGGAACACAGGCTTTTACGTCTATCAGCAAGTTTATCCCATCTATGGCATCGGCATGACGTTCGCTTTATCGGGCTTTCCGGTATTTCTTTCAAAAATGATTGCGGAAACGCCGGACAGCTGGACCCGCAAAATGATGATGAAGCGCAGCCTGATTATACTTGGCGCCTTCGGCTTCAGCCTGTTCCTGGGCATCTACGGTTTTTCGAGTCAGCTTGCGCAGCTGATGGGGGACCCGGACTTGAAACCTATTTTGCAGTCGGTATCCTGGATGTTTCTATGGATGCCGATACTTGCGACGTTGCGGGGATATTTCCAAGGCAACTATCGCATGGAGCCGACAGCGATATCGCAGGTGGCGGAGCAATTGGTGCGTGTCGGAGCGATCCTTTTTGCGGCTTATCTGTACACGAAAACAAAAGGCGACCTTTATGCGATGGGTGCAAATGCCATGAGCGGCGCGACTGTAGGGGCGGTTCTGGCCAGCGGGCTGCTTTTGGCTGCCTATTACAAGGAGAGGCAAAATTTTTGTCCGCCACTGCGTGATGCGGGGCAGGCAATAAAGCAGGCGCCCGCTGCCCAATGGGGACGCCTGATCCAGCGTTATGCGACTGAAGGGGCGACGATTTGCCTGCTCAGCGCTATTCTGGTCCTGTTCCAGCTCATTGATTCGTTCACGCTCTACAATGGCTTGCTGGATGGTGGCACAGCCAACGACTTGGCCAAAAATATCAAAGGGATCTACGACCGGGGCCAACCGCTTGTGCAGTTAGGTATGGTGGTGGGGACCGGATTTTCGGCCAGTTTCATTCCGATGATGAGCCGAGCGCATGCTCAAGATCGCCAAGGCGAATTCACCCGATCCGCCGTATCGTTGCTGCGGATGACAAGTGTCTTTTCGGCAGCTGCGGTGACGGGCTTGCTGGCCATTTTGCCGAACGTCAACAACATGCTTTTCGGAGACCGTGAAGGCGTCGCCGTTTTGTCCGTATACATTTTGGCCATCTTTGCGGCCTCGGTCATGACCGCCTATCATTCGATTCTTCAGAGTCTGGGGCAGTACAAGATTTCCTTGGTTGCCCTGGTGGCTGGTCTTGCGGTCAAGTTCTTCGGAAATCTGCTGTTGGTGGAACCGTTGGGGACGATGGGAGCAAGCATCGCTTTGATAGCCGGTCTGGGCGCCATGCTGTTGGCGCTTTGGCTGAACAGCGAACGCGCCTTGCGGGAAGTCTGGTTTACGGATCGCTTCCTCTTGAAGCTTATGGCCGGCTGCGCGGTGCTTTTTGTTGCGGCAGGGGTGCTCCGGGTCGGCCTGGAAAGGTATCTCTTCACGGATGGAGGCCGGCTGGCGGATTCCGCGATAGCTGCAGTGACGGTTTGTGCTGGTGTGGGCGTATTCTTATGGTATATTCTAAAAGTGAAGCTCTTTACATTACGGGAGTGGGTAAGTATTCCGTTCGGGAAAAAACTGCTGCGCAAATTACCGGATAAAACGAGCGACTTAAAATAG
- a CDS encoding S1 domain-containing RNA-binding protein, whose protein sequence is MSIEVGNKVSGKVTGITNFGAFIDLGGGKTGLVHISEISDTFVKEIKDVLKVGDEVTVKVMSIADDGKIGLSIRKAVDKPAGEVSRPQRESRPYQKSTTPRPEGSFSKGRKDFSAHQDKGLKNDFDSLMSSFLKDSEDRLTSIKRNTEGKRGGRGGRRG, encoded by the coding sequence ATGTCAATTGAAGTTGGGAATAAAGTATCAGGAAAAGTTACAGGGATTACAAATTTTGGTGCATTCATTGATTTAGGCGGCGGTAAGACAGGATTAGTTCATATAAGTGAAATTTCTGATACTTTTGTAAAGGAAATAAAGGATGTTTTGAAGGTTGGCGATGAAGTAACCGTTAAGGTAATGTCCATTGCAGATGATGGGAAGATTGGCTTATCCATCCGTAAAGCTGTAGACAAGCCAGCAGGGGAAGTTTCCAGACCTCAACGAGAAAGCAGACCGTATCAAAAAAGTACAACTCCTCGTCCAGAAGGCTCTTTTTCCAAAGGCAGAAAAGATTTCTCGGCCCATCAGGATAAAGGTCTTAAAAACGACTTCGACTCTTTGATGAGCAGCTTCTTGAAGGACAGTGAAGACCGTCTGACTTCCATCAAGCGCAATACGGAAGGCAAACGCGGCGGCCGTGGCGGCAGACGTGGATAA
- the mfd gene encoding transcription-repair coupling factor produces MKDIDKYLKSTKNIQTLLSEINAELPQLVSGLSGSGRNLLTNILFEELQKPIIVLTPNLLQATQVYEDISQLAPDVPLHIFPVEESVAAELAFSSPEYRSQRVETLDFLKNGKKGIVVIPAAGFKKILSPASIWETHCLDFSVGMELDLDSLPEKLVAMGYTRERMVASPGEFSIRGGIIDIYALNEENPLRMELFDTEIDTLRYFDAYTQKSSNAIEAVRILPAHDTIFTKEEIMKQASAVEKKAEKAIKGIKNQEVKESMARVFSELTDNMKRGELSKDPQLYTSLVYPEQPTVLDYIAEEALLIVDDYGRILEVERTIESESSEWKMAKVSEGVCLPSQDFSADIREVIKKSKQHRIYYALFHRGFGNMRFHGVYPFQYRTLNNFFSQMPQVKLEMERWLKQHMTVFVMVPSAERAEKVQRIFADFGIHSYIKGNAPIIENKVNILVGGMANGFELPQEKVVFITEKELFNKVTKKQPRRQKMTNAERLKSYTELNPGDYVVHVNHGIGLYTGMETIEVGGVHQDYMSIAYQEGAKLFIPVTQIHLIQKYVSSDAKTPKMHKLGGTEWAKTKKKVASKIEDIADELIELYANRESEKGYAYQPDTPEQLEFENAFPYTETDDQLRSVAEIKADMENVKPMDRLLVGDVGYGKTEVAMRAIFKAVQEGKQAAFLVPTTILAQQHYESLTQRFEEYPFEIGLLSRFRTKKQQEETLAGIRKGTVDIVIGTHRILSKDVVFADLGLLVVDEEQRFGVKHKERLKQLKASVDVLTLTATPIPRTLHMSMLGVRDLSVIETPPANRYPVQTYVMEQNNGAVRDAIEREMARGGQAFYLYNRVETIEKKAEEIRELVPDVRVAVAHGQMTEVQLENVIMDFIEGRYDVLVTTTIIETGVDIPNVNTLFIENADRMGLSQLYQLRGRVGRTNRIAYAYLMYQPNKMLTEVSEKRLQSIKEFTELGAGFKIAMRDLSIRGAGNLLGAQQHGFIDSVGFDLYSEMLGEAVAAKRGLKAQAKRSVVEIDLSIDAYIPADYIEDERQKIDFYKRIQRIDSVADYDEIDADLIDRFGDYPQEVSDLLEVGLIKNYAEKSQIETIKRQGETIVITFSQEATVRLQGPAVFEALSKIPLKAQVNLNNAKLVVSLIIGKLPNRQWLNHLNAFVKACVAETAETLGESDGK; encoded by the coding sequence ATGAAAGATATAGATAAATATTTGAAGAGCACGAAAAATATACAGACATTATTGTCTGAAATCAATGCAGAACTGCCGCAGTTGGTTTCAGGGCTATCCGGTTCAGGCCGCAATCTGCTGACGAACATCCTATTCGAAGAATTGCAGAAGCCGATTATCGTATTGACACCCAATCTGCTCCAGGCGACCCAAGTATATGAAGACATCAGTCAATTGGCTCCGGATGTTCCTCTCCATATTTTCCCTGTGGAGGAATCGGTCGCGGCCGAACTGGCTTTTTCATCACCGGAATACCGCAGTCAACGGGTCGAAACGTTGGATTTTTTGAAGAACGGGAAAAAAGGGATTGTCGTGATCCCGGCTGCCGGATTCAAAAAAATCCTCTCCCCAGCCTCAATCTGGGAAACGCATTGCCTTGATTTCTCCGTTGGCATGGAGTTGGATCTGGACAGTCTGCCTGAGAAATTGGTCGCAATGGGCTATACCCGCGAACGGATGGTTGCCAGCCCAGGCGAGTTCAGCATTCGCGGGGGCATCATCGACATCTATGCCCTGAACGAGGAGAACCCCTTGCGAATGGAACTGTTCGATACCGAAATCGACACATTGCGCTATTTCGATGCCTACACCCAAAAATCCAGCAACGCCATCGAAGCTGTCCGGATCTTGCCGGCGCATGACACGATCTTCACGAAAGAGGAGATCATGAAGCAGGCAAGCGCGGTGGAGAAAAAAGCTGAGAAGGCCATCAAAGGCATCAAGAATCAAGAGGTCAAAGAAAGCATGGCACGTGTTTTCTCCGAGCTGACAGATAACATGAAACGCGGTGAACTTTCCAAGGATCCGCAACTCTACACAAGTTTGGTCTATCCGGAACAGCCTACGGTTTTGGACTATATCGCCGAGGAGGCGCTGCTGATTGTGGATGATTACGGCCGGATACTTGAGGTGGAAAGGACAATCGAAAGCGAATCATCGGAATGGAAGATGGCTAAGGTATCGGAAGGCGTCTGTCTGCCTTCGCAGGATTTCAGCGCCGACATCCGCGAGGTGATCAAAAAATCCAAACAGCATCGCATCTATTATGCGCTGTTCCACAGAGGATTCGGAAATATGCGTTTCCACGGAGTCTATCCTTTCCAATACCGCACGCTGAACAACTTCTTCAGTCAGATGCCGCAAGTCAAATTGGAAATGGAGCGTTGGCTCAAGCAGCATATGACGGTTTTCGTCATGGTCCCTTCTGCGGAACGTGCCGAAAAGGTGCAGCGGATATTCGCGGACTTCGGCATCCATAGCTACATCAAAGGGAACGCCCCCATTATTGAGAACAAGGTGAATATCCTGGTCGGCGGAATGGCAAACGGGTTTGAATTGCCGCAGGAAAAAGTGGTGTTCATCACCGAAAAGGAGCTTTTCAACAAAGTTACGAAGAAGCAGCCGCGCCGCCAGAAAATGACGAATGCGGAGAGGTTGAAGAGTTACACGGAACTGAATCCTGGTGATTACGTCGTGCACGTAAATCACGGGATAGGCCTCTACACCGGCATGGAAACCATCGAGGTCGGAGGCGTCCACCAAGACTACATGTCGATCGCTTACCAGGAAGGAGCCAAGTTATTCATTCCTGTGACGCAGATCCATTTGATTCAAAAATATGTGTCCTCCGATGCCAAAACGCCTAAAATGCACAAATTGGGCGGAACGGAATGGGCGAAAACGAAAAAGAAAGTCGCCTCAAAAATCGAAGATATTGCCGATGAACTGATCGAACTGTACGCCAATCGGGAATCAGAAAAAGGCTACGCCTATCAACCGGATACGCCGGAGCAACTCGAATTCGAAAATGCCTTCCCTTACACCGAAACCGACGATCAACTGCGTAGTGTTGCTGAAATCAAGGCGGACATGGAGAACGTCAAACCGATGGATCGTTTGCTGGTCGGCGATGTCGGATACGGCAAGACGGAAGTGGCGATGCGTGCCATCTTCAAGGCGGTGCAGGAAGGAAAGCAAGCCGCTTTCCTTGTCCCTACGACCATCTTGGCGCAACAGCACTATGAATCGTTGACGCAACGGTTTGAAGAGTACCCGTTTGAGATCGGTTTGTTGAGCCGCTTCCGCACGAAGAAACAGCAGGAGGAAACATTGGCCGGCATCCGGAAAGGCACGGTCGATATCGTCATCGGCACGCACAGGATCCTATCGAAGGACGTCGTTTTCGCTGATTTGGGATTATTGGTGGTCGACGAAGAGCAGCGTTTCGGTGTGAAGCACAAGGAGCGCTTAAAACAACTGAAAGCCTCCGTGGACGTCTTGACGCTGACGGCAACCCCGATTCCGCGTACCTTGCACATGTCGATGCTGGGTGTCAGGGATCTCTCTGTCATCGAAACACCGCCGGCAAACCGCTATCCGGTTCAGACGTATGTCATGGAACAGAATAACGGAGCCGTCCGGGATGCAATCGAAAGGGAAATGGCCCGCGGAGGTCAAGCCTTCTATCTCTACAATCGGGTGGAAACCATCGAGAAGAAAGCCGAAGAGATACGCGAGCTCGTCCCCGATGTCCGCGTCGCAGTGGCGCACGGACAGATGACGGAAGTCCAGCTCGAGAATGTCATCATGGATTTTATCGAGGGCCGCTACGATGTGCTGGTCACCACAACCATCATAGAAACGGGTGTGGACATCCCGAACGTCAACACGCTCTTCATCGAAAATGCCGATCGGATGGGTTTGTCGCAGCTGTACCAACTGCGCGGACGTGTCGGCAGGACGAATCGGATTGCCTATGCCTATCTGATGTACCAACCGAATAAAATGCTGACCGAAGTCAGCGAGAAAAGACTGCAGTCCATCAAGGAATTCACGGAACTGGGCGCGGGCTTCAAAATTGCCATGCGTGACTTGTCAATCCGAGGGGCGGGTAATCTTTTGGGTGCGCAGCAACACGGCTTCATCGACTCGGTCGGATTTGATCTGTACTCCGAGATGCTGGGAGAGGCAGTTGCAGCCAAACGTGGACTGAAAGCGCAAGCGAAGCGTTCCGTCGTCGAAATCGATTTGAGCATAGACGCCTACATACCTGCTGATTATATAGAGGATGAGCGCCAAAAAATCGACTTCTACAAACGGATCCAACGCATCGACAGTGTGGCTGATTACGATGAAATCGATGCGGACTTGATCGACCGTTTCGGCGATTACCCGCAAGAGGTTTCCGATCTGTTGGAGGTCGGCCTGATCAAAAATTATGCCGAGAAAAGCCAGATCGAAACGATCAAACGGCAAGGCGAGACGATCGTCATCACCTTTTCGCAGGAAGCGACCGTCCGCTTGCAAGGCCCGGCAGTGTTCGAAGCGCTCAGCAAAATTCCGTTGAAGGCGCAGGTCAATTTGAATAATGCCAAATTGGTTGTCAGCCTGATCATCGGGAAACTGCCGAACCGCCAATGGCTGAACCATCTCAATGCATTCGTCAAAGCATGCGTAGCCGAAACAGCCGAAACGCTAGGAGAAAGCGATGGAAAATAA
- a CDS encoding RNA-binding S4 domain-containing protein, translating into MRLDKFLKVSRLIKRRSVAKEVADKGRILINGKQAKSSSTVKVGDEMTLQFGNKTVVVRIDKIVETTKKDEAQEMYTLISETVAPRTEENRF; encoded by the coding sequence ATGAGACTAGATAAATTTTTGAAAGTATCCCGCTTGATCAAACGCAGATCAGTCGCCAAAGAAGTGGCGGATAAGGGACGCATCCTGATCAACGGCAAGCAAGCGAAATCGAGTTCAACGGTCAAGGTGGGCGATGAAATGACACTGCAATTCGGCAATAAAACCGTCGTCGTTCGCATTGACAAAATCGTGGAAACGACCAAAAAAGATGAGGCGCAGGAAATGTATACCCTCATCAGTGAAACTGTTGCACCCAGAACGGAAGAAAATCGCTTCTGA
- a CDS encoding MazG nucleotide pyrophosphohydrolase domain-containing protein: MGKIQIMGLGAGDLEQLPYGVYSRLLAAEFVHLRTKEHPVVENLKAAGVQFESFDAVYESKDNFDDVYHQIADYLLGKAKTQDLIYAVPGHPLVAEDSVKYLLQNEAGIEVEIVGGKSFIDDFFQAVAIDPIEGFQLLDGLTFHQDQLSLGNHLIIMQVFNEFVASDVKLKLMEKYPDEHQVALVDAAGTKMQKVTWCPLYEMDRLEGVHNLLSLYVPPLEADERTKSFELTQAYMDAIVEKDVWVQSQTHESLLPYLKEECEEVAEAIQNDDIDNLIEELGDILLQVFYHASFGEREGFFAMEDILETLNKKLRRRHPHVFDGAKADTIEEIDKMWQAIKAKEKGNSDETR, translated from the coding sequence ATGGGTAAAATTCAAATAATGGGCCTTGGAGCCGGTGACTTGGAACAACTGCCGTATGGCGTGTACAGTCGGTTGTTGGCAGCTGAGTTCGTCCATCTGCGGACCAAAGAACATCCAGTCGTTGAAAATCTCAAGGCTGCAGGCGTGCAGTTTGAAAGTTTTGATGCTGTATACGAGTCGAAGGATAATTTTGATGATGTTTACCATCAGATTGCAGACTATTTATTGGGAAAAGCGAAGACTCAGGATCTGATTTATGCAGTGCCTGGGCATCCGTTGGTTGCGGAGGATTCCGTCAAGTATTTGCTGCAGAACGAGGCCGGGATTGAAGTGGAAATCGTCGGGGGGAAGAGTTTCATCGACGATTTCTTTCAGGCGGTGGCCATTGATCCGATTGAAGGCTTCCAATTGTTGGATGGGTTGACCTTTCATCAGGACCAACTGAGCTTAGGCAACCACCTGATCATTATGCAAGTCTTCAATGAGTTTGTGGCCAGCGATGTGAAATTGAAGCTGATGGAGAAATATCCGGACGAGCATCAAGTGGCCTTGGTTGATGCTGCGGGAACCAAGATGCAGAAAGTGACTTGGTGCCCGTTGTACGAGATGGATAGGCTTGAGGGCGTACATAACCTGCTTTCTTTGTATGTTCCGCCGCTTGAGGCAGATGAGCGCACCAAAAGCTTTGAATTGACCCAAGCCTACATGGATGCCATCGTAGAGAAAGATGTTTGGGTGCAATCACAGACGCACGAAAGCCTGTTGCCGTATCTGAAGGAAGAATGCGAAGAAGTGGCCGAAGCGATCCAGAACGATGATATCGATAATCTGATCGAAGAGTTGGGCGACATTCTGCTCCAAGTTTTCTATCACGCCTCATTTGGCGAGCGGGAAGGCTTTTTCGCGATGGAGGACATCCTGGAAACACTGAACAAAAAATTACGCAGACGCCATCCGCATGTTTTCGACGGGGCGAAGGCTGATACGATCGAAGAAATCGATAAGATGTGGCAAGCGATAAAAGCAAAAGAAAAGGGGAATTCCGATGAGACTAGATAA
- a CDS encoding septum formation initiator family protein, with translation MKAKTKKQPADNVTVMQNDFTKAQHSQKRIFQREKKAHMRRLSLIFFVGAALILPCLWKTVGNWLEIRNLDDAIAVAKTEKKQAEDENTQLAYEVKLLQDDEYIAKLARGKYYLSKDGEIIFSLPEDNQTKMAEKQENAADSDL, from the coding sequence GTGAAGGCAAAGACGAAGAAACAGCCAGCTGACAACGTAACCGTGATGCAGAATGATTTTACGAAGGCGCAGCATAGTCAAAAACGTATATTTCAGCGGGAAAAGAAAGCTCACATGCGAAGATTGTCCCTGATTTTTTTCGTCGGCGCTGCCCTGATTTTGCCTTGCCTGTGGAAAACAGTGGGAAACTGGCTGGAAATCCGTAATCTGGACGATGCCATCGCTGTGGCCAAAACAGAGAAAAAGCAGGCTGAGGACGAAAATACGCAATTGGCCTATGAAGTCAAATTGTTGCAGGATGATGAATACATAGCCAAATTGGCGCGCGGTAAATATTATTTAAGCAAAGATGGCGAGATCATCTTCAGTCTGCCTGAAGATAATCAGACAAAAATGGCCGAGAAACAAGAGAATGCGGCAGATTCGGATTTATGA